In Polypterus senegalus isolate Bchr_013 chromosome 12, ASM1683550v1, whole genome shotgun sequence, the following are encoded in one genomic region:
- the pgls gene encoding 6-phosphogluconolactonase, protein MSPGSRRVLVFKSSEELGSALAGFIVARANASCSSERGRFTVGLSGGSLVSLLTQHLPAQPGLDCRKWLFGFCDERLVSFQDPESTCGLYKSHLMPALCVADSQILAIDPSLSVEDAAEDYAQKLQQTFPGEHMPVFDLLLLGMGPDGHTCSLFPGHPLLQEEKRTVAPISDSPKPPPQRITLTLPVVNAARCVVFVSTGESKAAVLKKVLEGNEEPALPAARVNPANGELLWFLDESAAQSLSLPLEKPSRGAAL, encoded by the exons ATGTCCCCAGGGTCACGACGCGTGCTGGTCTTCAAGTCATCTGAGGAGCTGGGATCTGCTCTAGCCGGCTTCATAGTGGCCAGGGCCAATGCCAGCTGCAGCTCGGAGCGAGGACGCTTCACGGTGGGCCTGTCGGGGGGCAGCCTTGTATCGCTGCTCACCCAGCACCTCCCTGCCCAGCCTGGCCTAGACTGCAGGAAATGGCTGTTTGGCTTTTGTGATGAGAGGCTGGTCTCCTTTCAGGACCCCGAGAGCACCTGTGGCCTCTATAAG AGCCACTTAATGCCAGCCTTGTGTGTTGCGGACAGTCAGATCCTGGCCATCGACCCTTCCCTAAGTGTAGAGGACGCGGCTGAGGACTATGCACAAAAGCTTCAACAA ACATTCCCTGGCGAGCACATGCCAGTCTTCGACTTGCTGCTGTTAGGAATGGGCCCGGATGGACACACCTGCTCTCTCTTCCCAGGGCATCCCCTTCTGCAG GAAGAGAAGAGAACTGTGGCCCCCATCAGTGACTCGCCAAAGCCCCCCCCGCAGCGCATCACTCTCACCCTACCTGTTGTTAATGCGGCCAGGTGTGTGGTCTTTGTGTCCACCGGAGAGAGCAAAGCCGCCGTGCTCAAG AAAGTCCTGGAAGGAAATGAAGAACCTGCCCTCCCGGCCGCCAGGGTGAATCCTGCCAACGGAGAGCTACTCTGGTTCCTGGATGAGTCTGCTGCCCAGAGTCTAAGCCTCCCTTTGGAGAAGCCATCCAGGGGCGCGGCGCTGTAA